A stretch of DNA from Oncorhynchus kisutch isolate 150728-3 unplaced genomic scaffold, Okis_V2 scaffold3978, whole genome shotgun sequence:
ctttccactgctcccagtgtggaaagagattcTCCATGTCAAGTAACCTGAAAAAACACGAGAGAACACACTCAGTAGAGAAGCCTTTCCACTGTTCCCAGTGTGAAAAGAGCTTTACACAGTTAGGGCAACTGGAAAAACATAaaagaatacacactggagagaagccctaCCTCTGCTCCCACTGTGGTAAGAGTTTTACCCAATCAGGTACCTTGAAATCACATGAGAGAACACACTCTGTagagaagcctttccaatgctctcagtgtggaaaggCGTTTGCCCAATCAGGTACTCTGAAATcacatgagagaacacacactgtagaaaagcctttccaatgcgctcagtgtggaaagggttttacccagatggggagcctgaaaaagcatgatagaacacacacagggcagaagcctttccaatgctctcagtgtggaaaaGGTTTTACCCAGATAGGGAGCCTGAAAGGTCATGAAAGAACACAACACATACAGGGAAGAAGCCTTATCACTTCCCCCAGTGTGAAAATTATTGTAATTTATCCGGCTAGGGCACCTGAAAGAACataatataacacacacacacgggagaagcctttccaatgctcccagtgtgggaagGGTTTTACCCAGAGAAACTTGCTGAAAAGCCATGAAAGAACACAGGGGAGTAGTGACGGGGAAGCCAAGAGTTTAGATTTTCCAGACAATTGTGTCAAAAATAGGTACATGACTCAATGCTTTGATCAACACAG
This window harbors:
- the LOC109886053 gene encoding zinc finger protein 771-like isoform X3 → MLTSYLANIPTMSSLNESPTSKEVICWTEKEALGLNIVVKEEKEDEDVTVKVEDEAVTVKEEEKDVKLTEGEDSFRVKEEEDVTVKEEEEKEMTVTVKEEEDVFGMKEVGEITVTLEEEEEETGDLINNRERPDSHFDSEKSPSLEPDPETPKPAKQHHCSQCGKSFTHLGHLKSHERRHPGEKPFHCSQCGKRFSMSSNLKKHERTHSVEKPFHCSQCEKSFTQLGQLEKHKRIHTGEKPYLCSHCGKSFTQSGTLKSHERTHSVEKPFQCSQCGKAFAQSGTLKSHERTHTVEKPFQCAQCGKGFTQMGSLKKHDRTHTGQKPFQCSQCGKGFTQIGSLKGHERTQHIQGRSLITSPSVKIIVIYPARAPERT